Part of the Capricornis sumatraensis isolate serow.1 chromosome 9, serow.2, whole genome shotgun sequence genome, CACACTTCCTGCTTCAGACAGGCTGGCTCCTTTGCACCTGGGGGTAGCTGAGTCCCTGGAATTGGGAGCCAAGGTCACTTATTAAGGTTTTCAAGTGGTGCTCAGCTCTCACAGCACCTGGAACAAGAGAGAGAAAGGTGTTCGTTTCTCCGAACTTTGCCTCAGAGTCAAGATTAGATAggccccaggacttccctgacagtccagtgattaagactctgcacttccaatgcaggggccatgggttcgacccctagttggggaactaagaccctggaTGCCATGCGGTATagccaaataaaaacaataatatattctttctcaagcctttatcaaatgtagtagaaaagcttttgtgtatatatacacacacaaaagctttttttgtatataatacatgtatatattttagaaaacttatgaatttttgcctaactaaaaaatttatgacattttgattccacttgtttgacttagtatgaatagaatactagatttccaattaaaaaaaatagatatgctacaaacaacaaaggtttatatagcacagggaactatagtcaatatcttgcaatcacctataatggaaaataatctgaaaaataatataacaatcaccttgctgtgcacctgaaacattgtaagtcacctatacttcaataaaatatatatattaagaaaaaaaataatgataaaattaagATTAGATAGGCCCCAGCCCTAAGTCATGGCACACAGGCCTTCCCTGGAATTGCACGCATATTGTTGATGGTAATGGAATAAGCAAAGTCGGCTCTTCCTGGGCTTTGGGAGGGGGTCTGAGAGTGCACTGTTTTGTGGGAGAACACGAGGGCATGCTAACGAGGGTTGGTGTTCCTTTTCCTACCCCAGCTCCAGCGGAACATCTTGGCCTCAAACCCCCGGGTGACCCGCTTCCACATCAACTGGGACAACAACATGGACAGGCTGGAGGCCATAGAGAACCAGGACTCTGCCCTGGGCTGCGGTCTCCCCCTCAGCTGCACCCCCATCAAGGGCTTGGGTCTCCCTGGCTGCATCCCGGGCCTCCTCcctgagaactccatggactgcatttAACTGTGGGACTCCAGGCCCTACTTGGGCCCAGCTGGGACCATGGCCAGTCTCTCCTGGCACATCTGGAAGGGGCAGCCAGGCCTCCCGGAGAGCATTGGGAAGGCCACATGGAGGACTTTGGGGCCATCAGCTATATCCAGGCCAGTCAGACTCGGCCCCCAGGAAGGAAGGGGCTTCTGGTCTTTCCTAGCCCTGGCCCAGAGGGTCATCTCCCCTCTACTGCCCAGGCCTGAAAGAACCTGGTACTTCAGTTCTTAATTCTTTCTGTCTtgtgtcctttctctcttctacACACACTATATATTCCACCTGCGGGCCATTGTGCCACCATCGTCCCAGGAGTGCCACTGACCCAAAACTTTTCCCACAGACCTCCTTGGCCTGCCTTGAGGCTTTCTTGGTCAATGCCTGGCAAGGCTCCAACCCTGCTGGGCCAAAGGCTCTGCCATTCAATTCCCTTCCCAACCATCTGAGCAGAGCCACCTAGCTGCCTGGAGTCCCAGGCCAGGAGTCTTGGTAGAAGATAGACTCGgacacaatttctgtccttttgccAGGATgattttttaagacttttcaaTTCAACAGCCCTCTGGAAAACTCTGTTCCCAAAAAGGTGATCAGCAGGATGCTGAGGTAAGATGGCTGACTCTCCTTTGGGTCACAACCACCTTCCTCTTGCCTCCCAACTGGAtctggctttccctggaggctgccCCTTGGAGACAATGGTGCGTTGGAGGGGCCTGCTGTTCTGTCTGTCTCAATATTGGTGTCAGGACTCCTCTGCTTCTGGCTGCCTTGATCTGCACTCTGCCAAGACCTCATGTTCTCAGGCCACAGTGCAGACCAGGGAAGCAGTAGGGACCCTGAAAGCCCTCCTTCCCCTGCCGTGCTCCTCACCCTCACCCCTGTTCCCGCGCTGCTACGTGGATGCTGTTGTGATTGCAGTTTGTGTATTAAAGGgtttttatattaaatgtttggttgatctgaaaataaaaagcactTCATCTAGATTCTTTCTGCTTTTGTCTCCAGTAGGCTGAGGTGgttttgtctctctctcctcatGATGGGGACAGTAAGGGGGCCTTATTGCCTCAACCAGTAGGTTGACTGCCCCTTTCTCCCTTACTCGCTTCTTTTTATTGTCTTGTCATAGTTTTATTCCAGacaggtccaggaagattcttttgTCAAAACTTAAGCAACCCAGCTGTCCTGTAGATAGAGCATAACCACTGATTGTTCAGACTTGTCATGACCTTGACCCACCAGAAGAAATTAGCATTGCTCTCTGAGGACCCACATATCAATACTTgtattaaattttacttaaacTTACTTTGTAACTCCACATCCCCAGGTGAAGTGGTGAGCCATTTCCCCATAATTCACAGGAAAACCCAGACTTCTCTCCTTGAAACGAAGGTGGACTTAGGAACATGGGTCTAGATGGCTCCTGGGTGGGGTGTACAGGTCATACCAGTCCAGGCTCAGAGCAGCCAGCTGGCTTGTAGACCTGAGACCAGTCAGCCTCCCCAAGCTGAGGGAGGCTAGCTCATCCAGTTCCCTGCTCCTGGCATCACTTCCTGTTTGGGCTTTCCTCTACCTCAGTGGTTTCAACTGGGCAGCAGTTTTGCACCCAGCCAGGGCACATTTAACAATGTCTAGAGATGGTTTTGGtggcaggtggcactagtggtaaaagaacccgcctgccaatgcaggagacttcagagaTGAGGATTCAATCTCTcccttaggaagatcccctggagaaggaaatggcaacccactccaatattcttgcctggaggatcccatggacagaggagcctgaagggctccAGTCGATGAGGttgcacagagatggacacgcctgaagcggcTCAGCATGGCAGAGATGGTTTTAGCTGTCACAAGTAGCAGAAGAAAAGGCTCTACTGGCAtggtgaggggggtggggggcggcgggaTACTGCTGAACACTCTACAATGTACAAGGCagcgccccacccccagcccagcatAGACTGAGCCAGACCCAAATGTCACAAACGTGGCGGTGGGAAACTGACCGTCCTCACGCTGTATTTAAAGGGGACCCTGAAGGaagaggggctttccaggtggtaaaggatctgcctgccttTGGAGGACACAcaaaagacgcaggttcaatccctgggttgggaagattcccctggcagaggaaatggcaacccactccagtattcttacctggataatcccatgaacagaggagcctgatgggctacattccatggggtcacaaagtcggacacgactaattATGCACGCACGCACGCTGAAGGAAGAGGCATCTTGCTACTCTGTTTCAGGAGATAAGGTTCCTTTTGCACTGCCCAGAGGGAATCCTCAACCTGGCTGTGCCccagattcctcatctgtaaaatgggaatgatgataataatacctACGTGAAAGGAGTGTGGTGCGAAGTAATGTATTTAACAAGTGCCAGCTCTTACTGGCATGAGGCCAGGGTAGGCACCCAGCAAAGAGGTGTCTACTGAGCGCCCCACTCCCAGAGCCCAGCATCCTCCTGAAGCTCCTCCAGCAGGGTCCCATCCTGGACCCGACCCTGCTGCTGCTATCCTGCGCCAGGCCTTATGAGTGACGACGGCCGGCAGCCCGGCGACCTATGACCCGCGGCGCCTGCCGCGCCCCTCCCCCGCTTGGCAGGTGGACAGCGGCTGCGccggggctggggttgggggggccGAGGCGCCAACCTTGGCTGGCCCGCAGCCGCTGCCGCACTGAACGGGGGCGGGGGACTGCGGCGCGCACGGGGCCGGGCGAACGCCTGCCTGTACCGCCTCCTGGGCCTCGGAGCGCTGCGCGGCCGCCGGCCAGCGGCCGCCGGCGCGCCGGGGCAGCGGACTGCGCCTCCGCCCCGCCCTCTCACCCAGAGATTGACACTGAACGTTCTGCCGGGGCTTGCCGGACAGCGCGCCTCCACCAATTGGTATCCTCACTGGGCGGACCCCGGACCCTGTCGGAAGCCTCCGCCAATCAGACGTGTTGGCCCGCCCGGTTGGGGTCTCGCAAGCGCTCGAGTGGCCAAGCGTCCTAGGAGCGCGTCATGAGGCCGAGAGCCTATGGCAGCGCGGGAGGGTCGCGAAGGGCCAATGAATGGCGGCGCAGCGCCGTCAGTCAGGGAGGCCTAGGCCAATGAGCTGCGGGCTGCGGGGGCGTCACGGACAGCAGCAGCGGACTTGGGCTGAGGTTcccgggcgggcgggcgcggaGAGACGCGGGAAGCAGGGGCTGGGCGGGGGTCGCGGCGCCTCAGCCAGCGCAGCCAACCCgaggggccgccgccgccgccgcccagcGTGCTCCGGGGCCGCGGGCCGCCTCCAGCACCCGCCGCGCCGCAGCTCCGGGACCGgccccggccgccgccgccgccgcgatGGGCAACGCCGCCGCCGCCAAGAAGGGCAGTGAGCAAGAGAGCGGTGAGTGCCCGGGCCGTGACCCGGATCCCGGCCTCGCGCTGCCAgcctcctccctgtccatcactgctTGGCCCCTCCCCCCACGCCCCCCCCATTTCTCTCTGCTTACCCCCAGGCGCCCCTTCCCCCTGCCTGTCCAAGGTTGGGGCCCAGGGCCCGCAGAAGACCTCGTAGGAACCCCGTTGCCAAAAACCTCCCCTCCACTGCAAAGACTGTGCTCCCCCCTCAGCTGTCACTGCCAACCATGGAACGTATGACCGCTGGGCCCCCACATGGGGCCCTATCACCACCCCACTCGCTACTTTCCTGGTCCCTCTCCTTAGTTTCTAATCCCCCCACTTCCTCACTCACCTCTTCCACAGATGAGACTCACTGCCAAACCCCGACCCAGGCTTCTGCCAGCCTGGGAGTGCTATGGGGTCTGCCTCCGCCCAACAGGGACCTTGGCCACTTGGTGACcacacccctacccccaccagcCCCCGCCATCTTTCTCCTGCCCTTCCCCTCTTCACCTTATCACAGCCCCTCTTCAAACCCACCCTTGAGCATTTCCCAGAGCCACTTCCAGCATTGTTTTTCCCTTCTGTGTCACTTGGCATGGGGGACAGGATCTTTCTGGGTCCCTCTGCCCCTCTCATCCTGTCACTGTCACTGCTTCTCTGCTTGTGCTTCCCTCTCCAAGCAAGCGtctgtccctggctggggtcgcACACTGTTTGTGAACCTAGAGAACTGCTTCTGTCCTTGCAAAGCCAGGTTTGACCCAATCGTGCTGGAATTCCATGCGTCCTCTTCCTTGGCTTTAGGGGTGAGGGGTTTCAGCAGAGAGCCCCTTCCCATCTCCTGCTGTGCAGTGAGCTCTAGGCTCTTTGGCGGGCCCCTCAATAAATGGTTGTGTCACAACTGAGGCTTGATCATTCACCCAGTCCCTCAGGCTTCTTTACCTGCTCCTGGCTTGGGATGAAAAGTAGGGGATTAAGAGTGAGTTTACCAGGGCTCATTCAACTAGAGCTGGGATGGTGAGAAAGAGGACTCAAGGGATGACAGTTGGGAAGAGTCGTGGGTGACATCTAATGACTCGCTTTGCCAAGAGACAGATTCTGATCATCCCCAGGGTTCACCCAGAGGTGGCCCTGTTTCCACCTTCAGCCCCCAAATCATATAGGCCTTTTCCAGCCAGCCAGGGAAAGAGATTCTGTACCTGGAAATGCCTTCAGAAATGGTCTTGAGCTCCTTCCTCAAGTCATCCAGCTCTCAAATTGTCATCACTCCAGCTCTAAAGTTGGGCCTCAACTAGGATCCCCTTCCAGTTACCCAGAAATAGAGTTGAAAAGGAATGGCCACATCCAAATATGCCTTTCCTAGTTATTTGTCTCAGATCCCAGTGTCTGAGTTCCCTGAATGCTCCCTCCCAGAAAGACCCAAGCATGGAAGCCAGGGAACTTTATTTCCACCCAGATTCAAATAGCAGAACTTATAGCTGCTGAGCAGCCATGGAGAAGCCTGACATGTCACTGATGGGCGGGGAAAAGGGAGGCAAGTGCCTGTAGCTGAGCGCTTGATGACAGAGGAGCAGGTGGGTAGTGACCAAAAATGGTCTGGGCATGAGCTTGGAGGGGACTAGACagaaggggaggggctgggccccCAGCAGGTGAGGCCGGCCCAGAGGTGGAAGGTAGAGGCAGGCAGTTGTATATTTCAGTGACTCAGTTGAAAGTTGGGGAGATGACATAGTCCTGGAAAACTTTCAAGGCGTATCAAACACATGCAGTGGAGAGAGGTGGGGTGGCAAAGCCACACAGGGAAAAGGATTTCCAAGAAAAAGATCAGAAGCTCCAGAAGGAACCGCTAATTCAGAGTACAGGCTGGACACCCAGGAAGGGACTGTCAGGATAAAATAGAGCCACTATTTACTGGGCAGCTAGGATGTGCCAGGCTAAATGGTCTCCATAGATCTTTCTGCTCAAGTGATTTTTCATAACAGGCTGTTACCTGAATTTTACAAATGAGCTCTCTGAGTTTGACATAGATGATGCCACAGAAGCAGGATTCACATCCGTTTCCATCTACCAGCCAAATTCCTGGACCCCAGAATTTCCCAACTCAAACATTTCCAAGCTGCCCCCCTGATTTTTCACTATATTCACTTCTATTTtgttaactgaaataaaaattttgactCACTTTTGTTCAGATGTAAGTTTTGATCCGTCCtgagaaataatataaatgaaatcatgggATTGCTATACCAGTTATATTCTCTCTGGTACACCTTAAGATACAATGTAACTAGAAAGGCAAAATATCCTTAACATCAGTTCGTCCCCAGCCAGTGGGACCTGGTTACACTTTGGGAAACACCCTAAGCTGTACTTCCTTCCAGAGATTTGCAGGGGCTCTTGGAGAAGGAGACAGGATGAGGAAAGAAGCCCCTTTTTGCTTCAAAGCTCCTATTCTGAGAGGATGGAGTTAGGCAAAATTTGCCCTCTCCTGCAactaggatggggtgggggtggggatagtAGCCAGGCCAACCTTCAGGGGGCACCTGAATTTCATCTGCCAGGCATCAGCCCAACTAGAGTAAGGAAAGTGCCAAACCTTAGTAGGCACCATTTGGCATCCTGGAGCCCCCTGTGCTGCCGTCTCCATGCTGGGGCAGGACAGCCTTGGCCTCCTCTCAAGAGGGCAGGGATTTAGAACCAGCccggggatggggtgggggaaagtgttagtcacttatgtcagactctttgccgccccatcgactgtagcccgccaggttcctctgtccatgggattctccaggaaagaatatgggagtggatagccattcccttctccaggggatcttcccgacccagggatcgaacccgggtctcctgcattgcacgcagattctttatcgtctgcgCCACCAAGGAAGGGGGAAATCTGTACTCAAAGATGCCAGAGCCACTGGCGGTAGCCTGGGTACGATGCTAAGAGGGCAGAGGAAAAACAAGATCAAGCCCAGGGCTCTGAACAAGCTAGAGGAATTGAGAGAGGGCAGTGGCCCCAAGAGGCCCTGGGGACGGGTGCCAACTGGGGGTCCAGCCTTGGCTGCCCTGGCCAAAAAGGTACTCCTAAGAGCTGGTCCATGGAAGAAGGTACAGGACTGGTAAGAGGAAGCCCTCCAGACCTCCCTCAACCCCTACCCCAGGTCCCAGAGACCAGAAGATTCATGCCCTGAGAATGAGAATTGCCCCCAAgaggtccatgctgctgctgctgagtcgctgcagtggtgtccgaccctgtgcgaccccatagacggcagcccacgaggctccccccatccctgggattctccaggcaagaacacgggagtgggttgccatttccttctccaatgtttgaaagtgaaaagtgaaagtgaagtcgctcagtcgtatccgactcttagcgaccccatggactgcggcccaccaggctcctccgtccatgggattttccaggcaagagtgctggagtggggtgccattgtcttctccgcaAGAGGTCCATAGATGGGAAGAATTGTGGCCTTCATGACATACTACAGAAGCCTGAGAGGGCCAAACACCGTCTGTGCGTTGGCAGTTGTACAGGTGCCCAAGAGGGTCCTGCCAAGACAGTTTTTCCTTTAAGTCCACCTGGGCTTAAAGAAGCTTGAGGGttctctctgcccctctcctGCACCTACTGGCCCCCAGGTTGGGTTTCTCTTCTGCCACCACCCCAATACTCCCTGGCTCCCCCTACAGGCAGGGCTCTGGTGATGAGCAGCTAAGCTGGTGCAGCAGGTCTCATGAGCCTTCCCAGCCACCGTAGTCCGGGTGCTTTGAGAGGAAGACAGTGATGGCTTCCAACCCCAACGATGGTGAGGCTGAGCCCTGTTGCTATAGCAACTTCCCAGGCACACTCTGACCCTCAAGTCAAGGAGGGATTACAGTAGAGTTTAGGGAGCAAGTGGAGAGGAAAAGGCTGTGGACCCCTGACTGGCCCTGGAAACCCTTCCTAACAACCCTGAGTGGAGATGGGTGGTTTAGTTCAGAcaaggaggtggggggtggggtggatgaTCCACCCAGAGTGGGGATCTGACCCAGACCCAGGCAATGCGGTAGACCAGCTCAGTGATGGCGTTCAGCTCAGAGTGGGGGTTGGTCCCGCTCAGTGATGGAGTCCAGGTGGTACTAGGCAGTGGTCCAGTCCACTGTTGAGGTCCAACTCAGACTAGGGGATGGCTCAGCCTAGGGCTTGGCCTTCCTGTCGCAGACTTTCTAGGAGGAGCCGGTTTCAGGGAACAGGGGGTCCTGAGATTTTTTTTGGGGGCGAGGAGGTCTGAGCCTGGGATCCTGCCTcctgctggggccctgggggcTGTTTTCCCTGTGAGCCCAAATGGAATCTAGACCAGGGTGGAAGCTGGTACCCCTCCTGTGGGAAACAGGAGCAGGCCAGGCCTACCGTCTCCAAAGACAGCAGCTAGCTGGGTTTCCCTTCTCTGCCACTTCCTGTTGTCAGCAGGGGCCGAGGTTGCCGGGCACTCCCGGGAATAAGTAGCTGCCACTGACCCTGCACTTACTTTTGGGGATCTggaaagaaggaggaagatgGTCAAagctgcctccccctcccccacccctgggtttAGCGTTTCGTTTCCGGTTTGGACTTTCAGGGCTGAGAGCAGAGCCAAGCACAGGGCAAGGTTTGACAGAGGCCAAGGACAACCTGGGATGCCATCCCCCTCTCCGCCCCTCCACAGGAGCAGGGCTGAGTTAGTGTTACCCATTCCTCTCTCAAAGTAGCCAAATTTGAGGGCTCTAGCTTCAAAGAGCACTTGGGGGAGGAGATAGGGTGTTTTTcactgccccccccccctccGCCTTTCTCTCCAGCTGCTCTTTCAGCTAATTAATGGAGTTCTGGGGCCTCCTTGACCCCCAGGGAGGCCCCGGCTGCTGCCTGGGCCTGAGCCTtaactccttcccctccccagtgGGCACTGCCCTGGGCACATTGGATGCCATCCTCTGGGCAGTCTAGCACCCACTGAGAAAGGCAGGGCCTGGCAGTGGGGAGCAGTGAAGTCCCTGGAACAGGAAGTTAGCTTTAGCACCCCGCCCCCAGGGCAGGCAGGCCAGCCAGGAGGGACACCCTCAGGAGACTCTTCCTACCACCTGTTGCCAAAGAGGGCCTTTACCAACCTTGGCCAGCCAGGAGCAGGTACCTTTAAATGCTTCCCTAGCAACCAGCTCCTCCTCCCctgtccacccccaccccgaggCCCTCCCAAGGAAGTCAGCTCAGAGACTCTGCTGTATTCCTGGTTTCCCTGCAAAGGGAACGTTCCTGGGAGAGTCAGGGCGGCCTGGGATGGATCCGGGGTCAGGCAGAGGCTGGGATGGGGACTCAGAGACCACCTTCCAGCTGTGGCTGCAGCTCCTTCTCTGGGGCCATCTGATTGTCCGCTTCCTGGGTTACCTGCGCCATACCCTCTGGGCACCTAAGCCGCAACCAGCACCTTGAGCCTCCCTGGCCATGGGCAGATGGGCCCCTGagcaccccatcccactccactCCCCGCCCTTGTACCCTCtgctggaagaggcaggaagcagaGGTGAGTATGGGGACTCCTGGCTGGGTTTTCCCCCCATCATGATTCCTCTTTATCTGCCCTCTCTTCCTGCCACTGCCACACCCTGTCCCTCACCCCCAAATCTGGCAAGCTGATGAGAGCGCACACAGCCTGGTCCCTCCCGCACTTTCGAAAGGCTGGAGCAGGGCTGTGTCAGGATCAAGGCGTCCTAGTGGAGCCTCTTAGGGGGGTAACAACAGAcagagacgccagcccaccaCGTTGGGAAAAAAACAGGATGTGGCATTTCTCAGGGACAactgagaggaaaagaagaagcagGACCTGCTTTTCTCCTGGATTACTCTCAAATGCACTCCTCTCTGCCTTCTTGGGTGGGTGACGGTAGAGTCCCAAGAGGATACTtcacccccctgcccccctgcccacCTTCATCCAGAATTCAGCGTGTACGTTTGGAGGTTTCCAAGGAAGGTGTCGTATGTCAAGAAAGATTCCGCTAGTGAAACCCTTGCAAGCCgtgcagcccccaggctcagAGAGTTCTCAGACAAGTTGGTGGCTCAGCCAGGCATACCAAGCGAGGACCCTCGGCCATTCCTGACTGCCCCCTCTCTGCCCGGTCATTCTTCATAGGGCTTTCCTGGCCAACTATCTCTCCTCCATCTGCCACTCTTGTGGCCCCCCACGGAAGGCTCTTCTCTTGGAACACGGAGGGAGAGTCTTAGGATTGATGGGGGAAGGGGTGTGGCTACCCACAAGGCTGTGGGCATTCCTGGCACTGCCTACGGGTGAGATAGGCAAATGACAGGCAAAGCCAAAGTGCAAGTGTGCAGGACCCTCTCAGGGTGGTGCCCGTCCCAGGGACATCAGGGTTGAGGATAGCTCTGTCCATGGGCCACCCTGGTGCCCTGTGACCCGTCAGAAACAAAGCACTTAATCTCGTGGGTGTGAGAGACTGTCTGGAAAGTGATCAGAGGccagtcttctcatctgtccAATGAGAGTAATAGCAGCTCTGAGCCATCAGCGTGGAAAGCATTGAGTGTGTCACAGAGCTGACACACAGAGAGGGTCCCTGAACAGCAGCACGCCTGGCCCCAGGTGGGCCATTGCAAGGACAGGTCCATACCACAAGAGTCCGTCAGGCCGTGCATTCAAGATCTGAGCATTCAGTGCTCTACCTGTATTTTATacctctgttttaaaatatacttgaaCCTCCctgaagactccacacttccactgcaggtaGGGGGCGCAGATCCCATCCTTCATCAGGGAAGTTCTGCCTGCCATGCCGTGAGGccccaaaaacttaaaaaatacttCACAGCGAAATTAATAGCTGACATTTACATAGCTCTAACACCCTGTGCCAGCCACCATCCAAACCCCCTTTGCCAAGATTAACTCCTTCAATCCCCACAACTACCCTACTGGGTCATTACTGTTAttatccccagtttacagatgaggaaagctgaggcccagaggtcagttgcctaaggtcacacagctctttAGGGACCAGGCCAGGAGCTGAACTTGATCGTATCCCAGAGTCCTGGCCCTTACCTACTTTGCTGGGGTGGTGCTCCATACTGGTGGGAATGCCTGTTTTCAGGCTTCagttgggggtggtgggggaggtggtGAATAGGGAAAACAGATAAAAGGAATCTGGCGGGAGGGGGGGGGGCCGGGCAAGTGAAACAAAGGAGGGAGTGGACACAAAGTAACAAGCCCAGGGTCTGCAGGGAAATCTTCAGTGCTCGCTGGATGGTGGTATTCACCTGGGGCTGCTGAGGGGCCTGCAGGGGGCAGGCATCAGGCGAGGCTTTCTTTGAAGCGGCTCAGGAGCCAGGGGCCCTCCATTGgcaaaggcaggaatggagcCAGCTGGGGGCCAAGGCAACAGCTGAACCCCCCAAGGGCGCCTGCTACCCGAGCCCCAGAGGCCTCCACCCGGGCCAGCCTCCCCAGAGAAGGGACCAGAGGAGCCGCCAAATCCAGAGGCTATAAATACCTCGGCTGGCGTCGTCCCTGGCCCTGGAATGTCGGTCAGAACTGGGGCGAGTGGGGGTGGGCTGGCCCAGGCACTGTTCTCTGTCCCCCAACGAGTGACCCCCCAAGTCGCCCTGTCCCCCATTGTGGACAGAGTTGAGACTGGACCCCACCTCTCTGTAGTAAAGGGGACCCACGCCCCAGCCCAGATCAggtgcccccacccacccagggtTACCCTCAGACTCAGCCAGGAGACCCGAAGGCCCAGGGAGAAGGTCAGGCTCTAGGTTAAGGTGACTGCACCCCACTTTCCACAAATCGGCATCTCCCCAGGAATAGCCTGGGCCCACGCCAGCAACATGGGGTCTTCACCTCACTGTCTTCCTGTCTTTCTTTCAGTGAAAGAGTTCTTAGCCAAAGCCAAAgaagattttcttaaaaaatgggaaaatccTGCTCAGGTAAGCCCCCTGGGTACAGAGCCCCGGAAGGGGTGACTGACGGCCCCCTCACCCCCAACCACATCCAAGTGACATGGCTAGGATTTTTGGGGCCCTGTAGAGCCGCCTCACCTGCCCTCATTCAACCCATCGATGCTCATGGGGGCACCTGATCACacattgccaggctcctccaccccacTACCCCCTTCCAACGGGTGGCCCCTGCCCCTCCAGGCAGCTGCCAGAAGCTCCTGGGCCCCTGGCCAGGGCTGGATCCAGACCCTGCCACCAGCCTT contains:
- the SMIM46 gene encoding small integral membrane protein 46, which gives rise to MDPGSGRGWDGDSETTFQLWLQLLLWGHLIVRFLGYLRHTLWAPKPQPAP